The genomic stretch TTCGTAGGGCGCGTAGGCCTTGATCCGCTCGTACACCTCAGGTTCCTGTGGGTTGCCCCACTCGTCATATTCGGTGACGGTCAATGGCAGGTCCGGGTCGAGCATGGTGTTGAGCACATCGACAAATGGCACTTCGGCAATCGCCGCCTGGAACAGCTCCGGGCGCTGGTTGAGCACGGCACCGATCAGCAGCCCGCCGGCGCTGCCGCCGCTGATGGCCAGTTGCTTGGACGTGGTCAGGCCCTGGGCGATCAAGTGCTCGGCGCAGGCAATAAAGTCGCTGAAGGTGTTTTGCTTGTGTTCCTGCTTGCCGGCGCGGTACCAGGCCTCGCCCAGTTCGCCACCACCGCGCACATGGGCAATGGCGAACGCGACACCCCGGTCCAGCAGGCTCAGGCGTGCATGGGAGAACCACGGGTCGAGGCTTGAGCCGTAAGCCCCGTAGCCATACAGGTACAGCGGCGTTGGCTGGCCTATCTGGTCGCGCTTGACCACCAGGCTGATCGGCACCTGGGTACCATCGGCAGACGTTGCCCACAGTCGCTGGCTGACGTAGTCGTCAGCGTTGAACTCACCCAGCACCGGGGTTTCCTTAAGTACCTGCTGTGCGCCGCTGGCCAGTTCCAACTGGCGAACCTGGGCCGGGCGGTTCAGGGCTTCATAGCGCAGGCGGATCTTGTCGCTGTCGAACTCCAGGCTGTTTTGCACATACAGGCTGTAGGCTGCGTCTGGCAGTTCCACGCGATAGCTCGGCAGACCTTGTGGATGCACGTCGATCACCGGCAGGCCGCCGATGCGCAGGCTCAGGGTCATGGCCCGGGCGTTGAGGGTCACGCCATCGAGCATCACTGCGTCGTCGTGGGCAATCAGGTTGTGCCATTGGTCTTCGCTGGGCACGCTGCCGTTGTCTGCCGCCTGGAACAGCGCAAAGTTGATGCCATCGCGGTTGCTGCGGATAAACCAGGTCCACTGGTCGTCCAGCTTGCCGTGATCGACATCGTATTCATGGCCTTCAACCCGCGGCGCCAGGCAGACAAACGCCTGCTGTGGCTGCGCGGCGTCCAGGGCCCAGATTTCACTGGTGGTCTTGCTGCCCAGGGACAACAGCAATTGACGCTCGGAACTGGAGCGGTAGCAATGCAGGAAGAAACGACCGTCGGGTTCGTGGAACACTTCTTCGGCGGCGCTAGCGTCCAGGCGATAGCGATACAGCTTGTGCGGGCGATGGGTCTCGTCCAGTTCGCCAAAGAACAGCGTCAGGCTGTCGTTGGCCCAGGTCATGCTGCCGTCGCAGTCTTCAAAGCCCAGTTCGCGGACTGTGCCCGAGGACAATTCCTTCACGTACAGGGTGTAGATCTCTTCGCCATTGGTGTCCAGGCTGTAGGCCAGGCGCTTATGGTCCGGGCTGATGCTGAAGGCACCGAGGGAGAAAAACCCGCCATTGGCCAGCACATTCGGGTCCAGCAGCAATTCTTCGGCGCTTTCGTCGATCTGCTGGCTGTCATCGGCCGGGCGTGGGCAGCGGTAATGGCGTGCGTATTCGTCACCGGCGGTGGTACGCGTGTAATACAGGTACGGCCCCCAGGGCGAGGGCAATGACAGGTCGGTCTCGAGGATACGGCCCTTGATTTCTTGAAAGAGACTTTCGCGCAGCGCTTTTTGATCCTCGAGCTGCGCTTCTTGCCAGGCATTCTCGGCCTTGAGGTAGTCGAGCACCTCGCTGCTGTCGCGTTCCTGCAACCAGGCGTACGGGTCCTGGCCTGGGGCGCTGCGGGCAATCGGGGCGGCAGTGATGTGGGTCGATGGAGGCATGGATCACTCTCTGTCTGGCAGTGGGCTGACGGCATTGCAGCCGTGGCACGGAAAAGCCGTTATCATACGGGCCTGTTTGCCTACCTTGCCATGGACACCATGACCGAGAACGACTATCTGACTGCTTGGGGCCTCTACGCCTTCGCTGCTTTGGGCTGCCTGCTGGTGTGGTTTCGCCTGACCCGCTGGATGTG from Pseudomonas fluorescens encodes the following:
- a CDS encoding S9 family peptidase translates to MPPSTHITAAPIARSAPGQDPYAWLQERDSSEVLDYLKAENAWQEAQLEDQKALRESLFQEIKGRILETDLSLPSPWGPYLYYTRTTAGDEYARHYRCPRPADDSQQIDESAEELLLDPNVLANGGFFSLGAFSISPDHKRLAYSLDTNGEEIYTLYVKELSSGTVRELGFEDCDGSMTWANDSLTLFFGELDETHRPHKLYRYRLDASAAEEVFHEPDGRFFLHCYRSSSERQLLLSLGSKTTSEIWALDAAQPQQAFVCLAPRVEGHEYDVDHGKLDDQWTWFIRSNRDGINFALFQAADNGSVPSEDQWHNLIAHDDAVMLDGVTLNARAMTLSLRIGGLPVIDVHPQGLPSYRVELPDAAYSLYVQNSLEFDSDKIRLRYEALNRPAQVRQLELASGAQQVLKETPVLGEFNADDYVSQRLWATSADGTQVPISLVVKRDQIGQPTPLYLYGYGAYGSSLDPWFSHARLSLLDRGVAFAIAHVRGGGELGEAWYRAGKQEHKQNTFSDFIACAEHLIAQGLTTSKQLAISGGSAGGLLIGAVLNQRPELFQAAIAEVPFVDVLNTMLDPDLPLTVTEYDEWGNPQEPEVYERIKAYAPYENVKAQAYPAMLVIAGYNDSRVQYWEAAKWVAKLRATKTDDNLLLLKTELGAGHGGMSGRYQGLRDVALEYAFVFKALGLV